TTAGGCTGGATATTCTTTTATGCCGGCATAACCAAAGTCTTAAACCCAGCATGGTCAGCGGAAGGCTTCTTAAAGAATGCCAAAACGTTTCCCGATTTTTATATGAGCCTTATAGATTACCTACCCACCATAAACTTTATAAACAAATGGAGTTTAACTCTTCTGGGAGTATCTTTGATTCTAGGAATCTTTGTAAGATCAAGTTCAGTTTTGGGTGCCACTCTTATGGCTTTGTACTATTTCCCTGCATTAGATTTTCCAATAGCTAGCCAAAACTATTATTTGATTGATTACCATATAATTTTTATACTTGTTCTACTTTATTTT
This genomic stretch from bacterium harbors:
- a CDS encoding DoxX family protein → MNPQNKNIIFLLRIALGWIFFYAGITKVLNPAWSAEGFLKNAKTFPDFYMSLIDYLPTINFINKWSLTLLGVSLILGIFVRSSSVLGATLMALYYFPALDFPIASQNYYLIDYHIIFILVLLYFASIKAGRIHGLEKNITDLIYKNYPKLKDYLG